The following proteins come from a genomic window of Gossypium raimondii isolate GPD5lz chromosome 5, ASM2569854v1, whole genome shotgun sequence:
- the LOC105768274 gene encoding (+)-delta-cadinene synthase isozyme C2, with protein MASQVSQMPSSSPLSSNKDEIRPKADFQPSIWGDLFLNCPDKNIDAGTEKRHQQLKEEVRKMIVAPMANATQKLAFIDSVQRLGVSYHFTKEIEDELENIYHNNNDAENDLYTTSLRFRLLREHGYNVSCDVFNKFKDEQGNFKSTVTSDVRGLLELYQASYLRVHGEDILDEAISFTTNHLSLAVASLDHPLSEEVSHALKQSIRRGLPRVEARHYLSVYQDIESHNKALLEFAKIDFNMLQFLHRKELSEICRWWKDLDFQRKLPYARDRVVEGYFWISGVYFEPQYSLGRKMLTKVIAMASIVDDTYDSYATYEELIPYTNAIERWDIKCIDELPEYMKPSYKALLDVYEEMEQLVAEHGRQYRVEYAKNAMIRLAQSYLVEARWTLQNYKPSFEEFKANALPTCGYAMLAITSFVGMGDIVTPETFKWAANDPKIIQASTIICRFMDDVAEHKFKHRREDDCSAIECYMEEYGVTAQEAYDVFTKHVESAWKDVNQELLKPTEMPTEVLNRSLNLARVMDVLYREGDGYTYVGKAAKGGITSLLIEPIAL; from the exons ATGGCTTCACAAGTTTCTCAAATGCCTTCTTCATCACCCCTTTCTTCCAATAAGGATGAAATCCGTCCCAAAGCCGATTTTCAGCCTAGCATTTGGGGAGATCTCTTCCTCAATTGTCCCGACAAG AATATTGATGCTGGAACTGAAAAACGCCACCAACAATTGAAAGAAGAAGTGAGGAAGATGATTGTGGCACCAATGGCTAATGCAACCCAAAAGTTAGCCTTCATTGATTCAGTGCAAAGACTGGGTGTGAGTTACCATTTCACCAAGGAGATCGAAGATGAACTAGAGAATATCTACCATAACAACAATGATGCCGAGAACGACCTCTACACTACATCTCTTCGATTCCGACTACTCCGAGAGCATGGATACAATGTTTCATGCG ACGTATTCAACAAGTTTAAAGACGAGCAAGGGAATTTCAAATCAACCGTGACAAGCGATGTTCGAGGATTGTTGGAACTTTACCAAGCTTCTTATTTGAGGGTTCATGGGGAAGATATATTGGATGAAGCAATTTCTTTCACCACCAACCATTTAAGCCTTGCAGTAGCATCTTTGGACCATCCTTTATCCGAAGAGGTTTCTCATGCTTTGAAACAATCAATTCGAAGAGGCTTGCCAAGGGTTGAGGCAAGGCACTATCTTTCAGTATACCAAGATATTGAGTCCCATAATAAGGCTTTGTTGGAGTTTGCTAAGATCGATTTCAACATGTTACAATTTTTGCATAGGAAAGAGCTAAGCGAGATTTGTAG gTGGTGGAAGGATTTAGACTTTCAAAGAAAGTTGCCATATGCAAGAGATAGAGTGGTTGAAGGCTATTTTTGGATCTCGGGAGTGTACTTTGAGCCCCAATATTCACTTGGTAGAAAGATGTTGACAAAAGTGATAGCAATGGCATCTATAGTAGATGATACATATGACTCATATGCAACATATGAAGAGCTCATTCCATATACAAATGCAATTGAGAG GTGGGATATCAAATGCATAGATGAACTTCCTGAATACATGAAGCCGAGCTACAAGGCACTATTAGATGTTTACGAAGAAATGGAACAACTGGTGGCTGAGCATGGGAGACAATATCGTGTCGAATATGCAAAAAATGCG ATGATACGACTTGCTCAATCTTACCTTGTGGAGGCCAGATGGACTCTTCAAAACTACAAACCATCATTCGAGGAGTTTAAGGCTAATGCATTGCCAACTTGTGGTTATGCCATGCTTGCTATTACATCTTTCGTCGGCATGGGAGATATCGTAACACCAGAGACCTTTAAATGGGCAGCCAATGATCCTAAGATCATTCAAGCTTCCACAATTATTTGTAGGTTTATGGATGATGTTGCTGAACAcaag TTCAAGCATAGGAGAGAAGACGATTGCTCAGCAATCGAGTGTTACATGGAAGAATATGGCGTAACAGCACAAGAGGCATATGATGTATTCACCAAGCATGTTGAGAGTGCTTGGAAGGATGTAAATCAAGAGCTTTTGAAACCAACAGAAATGCCAACCGAGGTTTTGAACCGTAGCCTAAACCTTGCAAGGGTGATGGATGTACTTTACAGGGAAGGCGATGGCTATACATATGTTGGAAAAGCGGCTAAGGGTGGAATCACTTCATTGCTCATTGAACCAATTGCactttga